One Gloeobacter morelensis MG652769 DNA window includes the following coding sequences:
- a CDS encoding TonB-dependent receptor → MNNTIQRKLGSGLVWAALLPVLSTGLLSSVAFAQPDRVAGLPQDSVARASDATSQTLSIEGAKQLLEKTNAKADDLTYRPALWDWTSPATVKRDGEQLAQTPPTTSPTAQEVPAAEPQEQGDILDEVSVTATRRLTRARDTTATTYAIKKEDFQKQGAVTVTDALQLVPGFIGQPSLGGIRNAAGNFLRGFDDQRFQVLKDGLPLQRSSNNRTDIARFQTDDLERIEVVTGGATLRYGSGAVGGVINLITETPKGPPKLTLGYQVGSYGFSKYLAKYGGGDDTFSYNLIFSSQVAFNDYPFGFTLPNSAQFYGPNDVVTGSTDPNVPDGTSLYGFLKPELGPPLKVQGIADSAFNASDVYSGKLTFKPDPTNKLTFRVSQQNSRNAGNGPGSYGFGTCFGGGTLGVNETLVNVGTRFLPIAPNGSELSCETQRYIANTRTNLIALPYSFNTTSSGQPLPGPGQAYPAEQAIGTIDGFQVTSQGQTEVALQWDYEITPTASLNSFIYYFNFKGDADRAPFYSLGTNYLTQFGFPAVVPVATIFGAIGQPYFEGRKLVAETVLNWQFSAGGNLQFGANVTEDRTIQSRFNARDIFDPSIKVNNFSFFDQAITRSSAFLITDISFSDLVKTNLGLRYTYSTQFGAVLTPAAGLRITPTNWISLRGNWSYVFNAPSLSDLFVASGVFRPNPFLQPESGVTWDIGADFTPVQNVGIRATYFNTYLDGAIGTFVFPNPEGTAPRFLQQQRNLDSRYASGIEFTADWQATPEVSFRAVWTNSDVRQYGNVNSITGLLYLYGFQDPNIPFNNVVVAATYANKGLTATLLARYDSGKRRAGLEEFVPAWATLDFNVEIPVTPFFILTGNVFNLTDTQYEYVSGVPAPGTTFRVGGRFEIGG, encoded by the coding sequence ATGAATAATACGATCCAACGCAAGTTGGGATCAGGTTTAGTCTGGGCGGCACTGCTGCCGGTTTTGTCTACGGGTCTATTGAGTTCAGTAGCCTTTGCCCAGCCCGATCGAGTTGCCGGTTTGCCTCAGGATTCCGTTGCTCGTGCTAGCGACGCGACAAGTCAGACACTTAGCATCGAAGGGGCCAAGCAACTGCTTGAAAAAACCAATGCCAAGGCGGACGATTTGACCTACCGCCCGGCGCTGTGGGATTGGACCTCACCGGCTACGGTCAAGCGCGATGGTGAGCAGTTGGCACAGACGCCTCCGACTACCTCGCCGACCGCGCAGGAGGTGCCTGCAGCTGAACCTCAGGAGCAGGGCGATATCCTTGACGAGGTATCTGTCACCGCCACCCGCCGGTTGACCCGGGCGCGCGACACGACCGCCACCACCTACGCGATCAAGAAAGAAGATTTTCAGAAACAGGGTGCCGTCACCGTCACCGACGCCTTGCAACTGGTGCCCGGTTTTATCGGCCAACCGTCGCTGGGCGGTATCCGCAACGCAGCTGGCAACTTCCTGCGTGGCTTCGACGACCAACGCTTTCAGGTGCTCAAAGACGGTCTGCCGCTGCAGCGCTCCTCCAACAACCGCACGGACATTGCCCGCTTCCAGACCGACGATCTGGAGCGTATTGAAGTCGTTACCGGCGGTGCAACGCTCCGTTACGGCTCCGGTGCAGTCGGTGGCGTCATCAACTTGATCACCGAAACCCCCAAGGGGCCACCCAAACTCACCCTGGGTTATCAGGTGGGCTCCTACGGCTTCAGTAAATACCTGGCTAAGTACGGCGGCGGCGACGATACCTTCAGCTACAACCTGATTTTCTCTAGTCAGGTTGCATTCAACGATTACCCGTTCGGCTTTACACTGCCCAATTCGGCGCAGTTCTATGGCCCCAACGACGTTGTCACCGGCTCCACCGATCCGAACGTGCCGGATGGAACGTCGCTCTACGGTTTCTTGAAGCCCGAACTCGGCCCACCTCTCAAGGTGCAGGGTATCGCCGACTCAGCCTTTAACGCCAGCGACGTCTACTCGGGTAAACTCACCTTTAAGCCCGACCCCACGAACAAGCTCACCTTCCGGGTCAGCCAGCAAAACAGCCGCAACGCCGGCAACGGTCCGGGATCTTACGGCTTCGGCACCTGCTTTGGGGGTGGCACCTTAGGTGTTAACGAAACGCTAGTCAACGTTGGCACCCGATTTCTGCCGATTGCTCCTAACGGCAGTGAGTTGAGTTGCGAAACGCAGCGCTATATCGCCAACACCCGCACCAATTTGATCGCTCTACCCTACAGCTTCAACACCACATCCAGTGGTCAACCGCTCCCCGGTCCCGGTCAGGCTTATCCCGCAGAGCAAGCGATCGGCACCATCGATGGCTTCCAGGTGACCAGCCAAGGTCAGACCGAGGTTGCTCTGCAGTGGGACTACGAGATCACGCCAACGGCTTCGCTCAACAGCTTCATTTATTACTTCAACTTCAAGGGCGACGCGGATAGAGCGCCGTTCTACTCCCTTGGCACCAACTATCTGACCCAGTTCGGCTTTCCCGCCGTTGTGCCGGTGGCCACCATCTTTGGTGCCATTGGCCAGCCTTACTTCGAAGGGCGCAAACTAGTCGCCGAGACAGTGCTCAACTGGCAGTTCTCTGCTGGGGGCAACCTGCAGTTCGGCGCCAACGTCACTGAGGACCGCACCATCCAGTCGCGCTTCAATGCCCGCGACATTTTTGACCCGTCGATTAAGGTCAATAACTTCTCCTTCTTCGACCAAGCCATCACGCGCTCCTCAGCCTTCTTGATCACCGACATCAGCTTTAGCGATCTAGTCAAGACCAACCTGGGTCTGCGTTACACCTACTCGACTCAGTTCGGGGCAGTGCTGACACCCGCAGCCGGTCTGCGCATCACGCCCACTAACTGGATTTCCCTGCGCGGCAACTGGTCCTACGTCTTCAACGCACCGAGCCTGTCGGATCTTTTTGTTGCAAGCGGTGTCTTCCGGCCGAACCCCTTCTTGCAGCCGGAGTCAGGGGTAACCTGGGACATCGGTGCTGACTTTACCCCGGTGCAAAACGTTGGTATTCGGGCCACTTACTTCAACACCTACCTCGACGGTGCTATTGGCACGTTTGTCTTCCCGAACCCTGAGGGAACAGCGCCGCGTTTTCTGCAGCAGCAACGAAACCTGGACAGCCGCTACGCCTCGGGCATTGAGTTTACCGCCGATTGGCAAGCCACACCGGAAGTGTCCTTCCGGGCGGTTTGGACCAACTCCGATGTGCGTCAATACGGCAACGTCAACAGCATCACCGGCTTGCTCTACCTCTACGGATTCCAAGATCCCAACATCCCCTTCAACAATGTGGTCGTTGCCGCAACCTACGCCAACAAGGGGCTGACCGCCACGCTTTTGGCCCGCTACGACAGCGGCAAGCGGCGCGCAGGGTTGGAGGAGTTTGTACCAGCCTGGGCAACTCTCGATTTCAACGTCGAGATTCCGGTTACGCCGTTTTTCATCCTGACGGGCAATGTCTTCAACCTCACCGACACGCAGTACGAGTACGTCTCGGGTGTGCCGGCGCCGGGGACGACCTTCCGCGTCGGCGGCCGCTTCGAAATCGGCGGATAG
- a CDS encoding tetratricopeptide repeat protein translates to MAGKSKRPKPGTTRSTGEEARTACTRGEQLHKQNQLAEAINAFRRAVRLEPGLLEAHFGLGAALADDGQLPAAAASFEQTLRLKPDDFEASFQLAVVYARLGAPGRAAATFQQTLAIRHDHTGAHLELGNLLMAQGDWQRAAGCYRQALAIAPELATAHFRLGYILQQQGRLPEAREHYLRVVALDAGSAAARANLGLICKIEDRVEEAIRWYREALAVTPDEPVILCNLAMAFEQQGVHGEAEVLYRRALALSPGDAEAVAGLASLHEKRREYAAAGTLLAPLADGRTANLRVAIVWGIVCERLGQSERALDVLAGVLARTGPPQDRALLLFRLANLYDALGRYDEAFEHLRQAHALEPITFDPTAWVGTIDAIIQAFSAERLARLPRSGLATERPVFIVGMPRSGTSLVEQILSRHSNIHAAGELVDLFMFATAVENYPAGVLELAPEALHTLARRYLDRLEQLSPSALRVTDKLPQNYLHLGFIALLFPGARIIHCLRDPLDTCLSCHFQNFGLRHPYSGDLAHLGFYYRQYERLMAHWRSVLPLPMLEVSYEALVADPQTISRALVAFCGLEWEESCLRFWESERFVNTASYDQVRRPVYDSSVGRTRHYAAHLGPLRAALEDGENR, encoded by the coding sequence ATGGCTGGCAAATCGAAACGTCCCAAACCCGGCACCACCCGTTCTACCGGCGAGGAGGCCCGCACCGCCTGCACTCGCGGCGAGCAACTGCACAAGCAAAATCAACTGGCCGAGGCAATCAACGCCTTTCGCCGGGCGGTGCGCCTCGAACCCGGACTGCTTGAAGCGCACTTCGGTTTGGGTGCCGCTTTAGCAGACGACGGCCAGTTGCCCGCCGCCGCTGCGAGTTTCGAGCAGACCCTACGGCTAAAGCCCGACGATTTCGAGGCGAGCTTCCAGTTGGCCGTCGTCTACGCCCGGCTAGGGGCACCGGGCCGGGCGGCGGCCACTTTTCAGCAGACCCTGGCGATTCGCCACGACCACACCGGGGCGCATCTGGAACTGGGCAATCTGCTGATGGCCCAGGGCGACTGGCAGCGGGCGGCAGGCTGTTACCGCCAGGCCCTTGCCATTGCCCCCGAACTGGCGACGGCGCATTTTCGATTGGGGTACATACTGCAGCAACAAGGTAGACTGCCGGAGGCGCGCGAGCATTACTTACGGGTAGTGGCCCTGGACGCAGGTTCGGCGGCGGCCCGGGCCAACCTGGGGCTCATCTGCAAAATCGAAGATCGGGTGGAGGAGGCGATCCGCTGGTACCGCGAGGCTCTAGCGGTGACTCCCGACGAGCCGGTGATCCTCTGCAACCTGGCCATGGCCTTCGAGCAACAGGGAGTGCACGGCGAGGCCGAAGTGCTCTATCGGCGGGCGCTGGCCCTCAGTCCCGGCGATGCGGAGGCGGTGGCGGGGCTCGCTTCCCTGCACGAGAAGCGCCGCGAGTACGCAGCAGCCGGCACCCTGCTTGCCCCCCTGGCGGATGGCCGCACCGCGAACCTGCGCGTCGCCATCGTCTGGGGAATCGTCTGCGAGCGTTTGGGGCAATCCGAGCGGGCGCTCGATGTGCTCGCGGGAGTGCTGGCGCGGACCGGCCCCCCGCAAGATCGAGCGCTGCTGTTGTTTCGACTGGCGAATCTGTACGATGCGCTCGGCCGCTATGACGAGGCTTTTGAGCACCTGCGGCAGGCCCACGCGCTGGAGCCGATCACTTTTGATCCGACCGCCTGGGTCGGGACGATCGACGCTATCATTCAGGCTTTCAGCGCCGAGCGGCTGGCTCGGCTGCCCCGCTCGGGCCTGGCCACCGAAAGGCCGGTATTCATCGTCGGCATGCCGCGCTCCGGCACCAGTCTGGTGGAGCAAATTCTCTCCCGCCACAGCAATATCCACGCCGCCGGAGAATTGGTCGACCTGTTTATGTTCGCCACAGCAGTTGAAAATTACCCGGCCGGTGTCCTCGAACTCGCGCCGGAGGCTTTGCACACCCTGGCCCGGCGCTACCTGGACCGTCTGGAGCAACTCTCGCCCTCCGCCCTGCGCGTCACCGACAAGTTGCCGCAGAACTATCTGCACCTGGGGTTCATCGCGCTATTGTTTCCGGGGGCGCGCATCATCCATTGCCTTCGCGATCCGCTCGACACTTGTCTGTCGTGCCATTTCCAAAATTTTGGCCTCAGACATCCCTACAGCGGCGATCTGGCGCACCTGGGTTTTTATTACCGGCAGTACGAGCGGCTGATGGCCCACTGGCGCTCGGTATTGCCCCTACCGATGCTGGAGGTGAGCTACGAAGCGCTCGTAGCCGATCCGCAGACCATCAGCCGCGCACTGGTGGCTTTCTGTGGTCTGGAGTGGGAGGAGAGCTGCCTGCGCTTCTGGGAATCCGAGCGCTTCGTCAACACCGCCAGTTACGACCAGGTGCGCCGTCCTGTCTACGACAGTTCGGTAGGGCGCACCCGCCACTATGCTGCGCA